One region of Mucilaginibacter gotjawali genomic DNA includes:
- a CDS encoding GIN domain-containing protein has protein sequence MLTDISNISKIEVRGNVQLYISDGNADQVKVYNKYYAESALIKSRNGVLSIASYKAEKLVVWVTAADLRSVSVYDNADVKSFGDFSGIEFTVDLHNNATAKLSLDAFNAKVTVADQAKASISGRVNELDLKYNHAENVSSTNLEAGKVSKTQTVGVAAAKPVEDEFAGL, from the coding sequence GTGTTAACCGACATCAGCAACATCAGCAAAATTGAAGTGCGCGGAAACGTTCAATTATATATCTCCGACGGTAATGCCGACCAGGTTAAAGTTTACAATAAATATTATGCAGAAAGCGCCCTGATAAAAAGCCGCAACGGCGTGTTGAGCATCGCTTCCTACAAAGCCGAAAAATTGGTAGTTTGGGTTACCGCAGCCGATCTTCGTTCAGTATCAGTTTATGATAATGCCGATGTAAAATCATTCGGTGATTTTTCAGGGATTGAATTTACAGTCGACTTACATAACAATGCTACCGCAAAACTTAGCCTCGATGCTTTTAACGCTAAAGTAACCGTAGCCGACCAGGCAAAAGCTAGCATCAGTGGCCGCGTAAACGAACTCGACCTGAAATACAACCACGCCGAAAACGTAAGCAGCACCAACCTTGAAGCCGGTAAGGTTTCAAAAACCCAAACCGTAGGGGTAGCAGCAGCCAAACCCGTTGAAGATGAATTTGCAGGTTTGTAA
- a CDS encoding alpha-L-rhamnosidase-related protein produces MKTPLRIFGGLLLLGTSAIAQDNKPIYTSKAYTVYPDRVAQGKYTARALSSTSLTSDYRSPANMFKSPVIEFKFSINGKDNEMTPGVNHHFTCMAQSNETPVIEFGGPDKVQKVTAAITFLQPSTQIKIRLNMNPVLNAFKERGFYTCANGDKIYKNDFKGVFVAGNTAPMIWDFNNLVNHPDLELKDPDGDGIYETTLILNKPEDENKIASSWTMTRDASAFPQYHSGYKISDAVYNLALEEMQKAVEPDSTFRTGKEWGGVWTRDISYSIILSMAVLQPKVAVYSLMRKVKNDRIIQDTGTGGAYPCSSDRMIWAVAAYEVYKVTGDKNWLQKAYRIVKNSADDDALNVYDKQTGLVRGESSFLDWREETYPKWMQPADIYESECLGTNVVHYQVNKVLSQMAALLKDPGAAALYSERAETIKKGIREHLWIPEKGYYGQYLYGRNYKTLSPRSEGLGEALAVLFDAAGPNAQSVISHTPVNDFGIPCIYPQIPGILPYHNNAIWPFVESYWAMASAKAGDENSLMRAISAVYRPAAMFLTNKENMVATDGDYAGTQINSSNMLWSLSGNISLVYKVLFGIHYNESSLQFQPFVPKALAGERSLQNYTYRNAVLNISMSGFGNVVKSISLDGKALPGAIIPASLTGKHIVKIILADNLVTGKSNLLPGYTAPETPMASYQNGTLNWDKIPGAISYHVLKNGKIILTTNAHSAKVPTNAYAEYQVASVDAKGVSSFNSEPVQVIPASVVSVTEAETVADKSDLPYEGFSGSGFVEISKTKNTTINIPVNITQTGVYAIDFKYANGNGPINTENKCAIRTLDADGHFAGTIVFPQRGKGVWSEWGFSNAVQLKLTKGKHILSLQFKPANENMNGDINQAMVDYLRVVRLN; encoded by the coding sequence ATGAAAACGCCGCTCCGCATATTCGGGGGATTGTTGCTGTTAGGCACATCCGCCATCGCCCAGGATAATAAACCCATTTATACTTCAAAAGCCTATACTGTATATCCAGATCGTGTGGCACAGGGAAAATATACAGCCAGGGCCTTATCATCAACCTCGCTCACTTCTGATTACCGCAGCCCGGCAAATATGTTTAAAAGCCCGGTTATTGAATTTAAATTCAGCATCAACGGTAAGGATAATGAAATGACGCCCGGCGTTAACCATCACTTTACCTGTATGGCACAGTCCAATGAAACACCGGTAATTGAATTTGGCGGGCCAGATAAGGTGCAGAAAGTAACTGCCGCAATAACTTTTCTACAACCATCAACGCAAATAAAAATACGGTTGAATATGAACCCGGTGCTTAATGCATTTAAGGAAAGAGGTTTTTATACTTGTGCTAATGGTGATAAAATTTATAAAAATGATTTTAAAGGTGTTTTTGTAGCGGGAAATACCGCACCGATGATCTGGGATTTCAATAACCTGGTTAACCATCCCGACCTGGAATTAAAAGACCCGGATGGCGATGGCATCTACGAAACCACCCTGATTTTAAATAAACCGGAAGACGAAAATAAGATTGCTTCATCGTGGACAATGACACGCGATGCAAGTGCCTTTCCGCAATACCATTCGGGGTATAAGATAAGCGATGCGGTGTACAACCTGGCTTTGGAAGAAATGCAAAAGGCCGTTGAGCCGGATAGTACGTTCCGCACGGGGAAGGAGTGGGGCGGGGTTTGGACAAGGGACATCAGCTACAGCATTATTTTATCCATGGCGGTGCTGCAACCAAAAGTAGCTGTTTACAGCCTGATGCGGAAGGTTAAAAACGACCGTATTATACAGGATACCGGCACTGGCGGCGCTTACCCCTGCTCGTCAGACAGGATGATCTGGGCAGTGGCGGCCTATGAGGTTTATAAAGTAACAGGCGACAAAAACTGGCTGCAGAAAGCTTACCGCATTGTGAAAAATTCAGCAGATGATGATGCATTAAACGTGTACGACAAGCAAACCGGCCTGGTGAGGGGGGAATCATCCTTTTTAGACTGGCGCGAAGAGACTTACCCCAAATGGATGCAACCTGCTGATATTTATGAATCCGAATGTTTGGGCACCAATGTGGTGCATTACCAGGTAAATAAAGTATTGTCTCAAATGGCTGCTTTGCTAAAAGACCCGGGCGCCGCTGCTTTATACAGCGAAAGGGCCGAGACCATCAAAAAAGGTATCCGTGAGCATTTATGGATCCCTGAAAAAGGTTATTACGGGCAATACCTGTACGGGCGCAATTATAAAACACTATCGCCCAGATCTGAAGGCTTGGGCGAGGCGCTGGCAGTGTTATTCGATGCAGCCGGGCCGAACGCGCAGAGCGTGATCAGCCATACACCTGTAAACGATTTTGGCATCCCGTGTATCTATCCGCAGATCCCCGGTATTTTGCCCTATCACAACAACGCGATATGGCCCTTTGTAGAAAGTTATTGGGCCATGGCATCGGCCAAAGCGGGTGATGAAAACTCCTTGATGAGGGCCATCAGCGCGGTTTACCGGCCCGCAGCCATGTTTTTAACCAACAAGGAAAATATGGTGGCAACAGATGGTGATTATGCCGGTACGCAGATCAATTCCAGCAATATGCTCTGGAGCCTGTCCGGTAATATCTCTTTAGTGTATAAGGTATTGTTCGGCATCCATTACAACGAAAGCAGCCTGCAGTTTCAACCTTTTGTGCCAAAAGCATTGGCCGGCGAGCGTTCGCTTCAAAATTATACATACCGCAACGCTGTGTTAAATATCAGCATGAGTGGTTTTGGCAACGTGGTAAAAAGTATCAGTCTTGACGGCAAAGCCTTGCCTGGGGCAATTATACCTGCAAGTTTAACAGGTAAGCACATTGTTAAAATTATTTTGGCGGATAACCTTGTAACCGGTAAAAGCAACTTGCTGCCCGGCTACACCGCGCCCGAAACGCCGATGGCCAGTTACCAAAACGGAACTTTAAATTGGGATAAAATACCAGGAGCAATCAGCTATCACGTCCTGAAAAATGGTAAAATCATACTTACAACAAACGCACATAGCGCTAAAGTGCCAACCAACGCGTATGCGGAATACCAGGTGGCCAGCGTGGATGCAAAAGGCGTAAGCTCATTTAACAGCGAGCCTGTACAGGTGATCCCCGCCAGTGTGGTGTCTGTTACCGAAGCAGAAACCGTTGCTGATAAATCCGACCTGCCTTACGAGGGATTTTCGGGAAGTGGTTTTGTGGAGATCAGCAAGACTAAAAACACTACCATCAACATCCCTGTCAATATTACCCAAACCGGTGTTTACGCCATTGATTTTAAATACGCCAACGGTAACGGTCCCATCAATACCGAAAACAAATGCGCCATCCGAACCCTGGATGCAGATGGACATTTTGCAGGAACAATCGTTTTCCCGCAACGCGGGAAAGGGGTATGGTCGGAGTGGGGTTTCAGCAACGCGGTACAACTCAAACTCACTAAAGGGAAGCATATCCTGAGCCTGCAGTTTAAACCGGCAAATGAAAACATGAACGGCGATATTAACCAGGCCATGGTGGATTATTTGAGGGTAGTGCGTCTGAACTAA
- a CDS encoding AAA family ATPase has translation MPFLSRISLPPMRDGSYLQQIPCLSNGLRLELKTNVTFFVGENGSGKSTLLEGIAEQCGFSLRGGNRNHNKNTGHRFEGYESALAGHVGLGWTPKRITEGFFMRAESFFNFASYIDELAVDDGRILQAYGGRSLHEQSHGESFLSLFNNQFEAGIYILDEPEAALSPARILAFMSVIHQLDKSGRAQFLIATHSPMLICYPGATIYQFDEAGVRETSYEDTEHYSLTKSFLDNPAVYLRHLMEG, from the coding sequence ATGCCATTTTTATCCCGCATATCGCTCCCGCCCATGCGGGATGGCAGTTACCTGCAACAGATCCCATGCCTCAGTAATGGTTTGCGGCTCGAACTGAAAACTAACGTTACTTTTTTTGTCGGCGAGAATGGTTCGGGGAAATCCACCCTGCTGGAGGGCATTGCGGAGCAATGCGGTTTTAGCCTGCGGGGCGGTAACCGCAACCACAATAAAAATACCGGCCACCGTTTTGAAGGCTATGAATCGGCACTGGCGGGGCATGTTGGGTTGGGTTGGACGCCGAAAAGAATTACCGAAGGCTTTTTTATGCGGGCCGAAAGCTTCTTCAATTTCGCTTCCTATATTGACGAACTGGCGGTGGATGACGGCCGTATTCTGCAGGCTTACGGCGGGCGGTCGCTGCATGAGCAGTCGCATGGCGAGTCGTTCCTCAGCCTGTTTAATAACCAGTTTGAAGCAGGCATCTATATCCTCGATGAGCCCGAAGCGGCCCTGTCGCCAGCCAGGATCCTGGCCTTTATGTCGGTGATCCACCAGCTCGATAAAAGCGGCCGGGCGCAATTTCTCATCGCCACCCACTCGCCGATGCTCATCTGTTACCCGGGCGCCACCATCTACCAATTTGATGAGGCTGGCGTGCGCGAAACCAGCTACGAAGACACCGAGCATTATTCGCTTACCAAATCGTTTCTGGATAATCCGGCTGTGTATTTGAGGCATTTGATGGAGGGGTAA
- a CDS encoding head GIN domain-containing protein, with amino-acid sequence MMKKIQITILALVAGFTAFGLSACNLNCIHGSGHQVSEDRNVGQFSRISISGGYKVTLKQDSTFAIKITADDNLLKYIKTNLQGDKLRIYSKKSFCNGLILVTIGVKNLEEIKASGAVEVDGDGKLVTRDLAINLSGATKVNLDLNAANVTTTGSGATELNLKGQATSHNINISGVGHVYALDFVVGTCGIESSGASHCEVNVLNNLNVHSSGASEVKYKGHPSISNDKSGASSIEQVN; translated from the coding sequence ATGATGAAAAAGATACAAATAACTATACTGGCGCTGGTTGCCGGTTTTACTGCGTTCGGCTTATCGGCATGCAATCTCAATTGCATTCACGGGTCGGGCCACCAGGTATCCGAAGACCGGAATGTCGGTCAGTTCAGCAGGATCAGTATTTCGGGCGGATATAAAGTCACCCTAAAGCAGGACAGCACATTTGCGATAAAAATAACGGCAGATGACAACCTTTTGAAATATATTAAAACAAACCTGCAGGGAGATAAACTCCGGATATATAGCAAAAAGAGTTTCTGTAACGGGCTGATTTTGGTTACCATTGGCGTTAAAAACCTGGAAGAGATCAAAGCTTCGGGAGCGGTAGAGGTAGATGGCGATGGCAAATTGGTGACCAGGGACCTGGCTATCAACCTTTCGGGCGCTACCAAGGTTAATCTGGACCTGAATGCCGCCAACGTGACGACTACCGGCAGCGGCGCCACCGAATTGAATTTAAAAGGACAGGCAACCTCGCACAATATCAACATCAGCGGCGTGGGCCATGTTTACGCCCTTGATTTTGTAGTAGGCACATGTGGCATCGAATCCTCGGGCGCCAGCCATTGCGAAGTAAATGTGCTCAACAACCTGAACGTACATTCAAGCGGTGCATCGGAAGTTAAATATAAAGGGCACCCAAGTATCAGCAATGATAAGTCGGGCGCTTCATCCATAGAGCAGGTGAATTGA
- a CDS encoding c-type cytochrome: MKKFKKVLLYAVILIVLVIVSVISYVTLALPDVGKPENITVALTPQRIARGQYLANHVTLCVDCHSKRDWTKLAAPIVDGTLGGGGEAFDASVGFPGSVHVPNITPYKLKDWTDGEIFRAITSGVRKNGEAIFPLMPWPYYSKLSREDVYAIIAYLRTLKPIVADYPKSTLNFPLNILVHTMPQKAPLSEIPPATDTLKYGEYLTNATACKECHSQDDKGKLIAGLEFAGGHEYQVNGHIVRSSNITPDKATGIGTWTEAQFLARFKTYNDRSKAARVEKEDFQTLMPWYDYAGMNDGDLKAIYAYLRTVKPVKNKVEKFQAKLTAAFEK, from the coding sequence ATGAAGAAATTTAAGAAAGTACTGCTTTACGCGGTGATCCTGATCGTATTGGTGATTGTTTCTGTTATTTCCTATGTCACACTTGCCTTGCCCGATGTGGGTAAGCCTGAAAATATTACCGTGGCCTTAACCCCGCAACGGATAGCTCGCGGCCAATACCTGGCCAATCATGTTACTTTATGTGTTGACTGCCATTCAAAGCGCGACTGGACAAAATTAGCCGCGCCGATAGTGGATGGTACCTTGGGCGGCGGCGGGGAAGCCTTTGACGCATCGGTTGGCTTCCCGGGTTCGGTTCATGTGCCCAATATTACACCTTATAAGTTAAAAGACTGGACCGATGGCGAGATCTTTCGTGCCATCACCAGCGGCGTACGCAAAAACGGCGAGGCCATCTTTCCGCTGATGCCCTGGCCGTATTATTCAAAATTAAGCAGGGAAGATGTGTATGCCATCATCGCCTACCTGCGCACTTTAAAACCTATCGTGGCCGACTATCCGAAATCAACGCTCAATTTTCCGTTGAATATCCTGGTGCACACGATGCCGCAAAAGGCGCCCCTTTCCGAAATTCCCCCTGCCACAGATACCCTTAAATACGGCGAATACCTTACCAATGCCACAGCCTGCAAAGAATGCCATTCGCAGGATGATAAGGGCAAACTGATTGCCGGGCTGGAGTTTGCGGGCGGGCACGAATACCAGGTCAACGGTCATATTGTACGGTCGTCAAATATTACGCCTGATAAAGCAACCGGCATCGGCACCTGGACCGAGGCGCAATTTTTGGCGAGGTTTAAAACCTATAATGACCGGTCGAAAGCTGCCCGGGTTGAAAAAGAAGATTTTCAAACCCTGATGCCCTGGTATGATTATGCCGGCATGAATGACGGCGACCTTAAAGCAATTTACGCCTACCTGAGAACCGTAAAGCCTGTAAAAAATAAGGTGGAAAAGTTCCAGGCCAAATTAACGGCGGCGTTTGAAAAGTAG